A portion of the Lujinxingia litoralis genome contains these proteins:
- a CDS encoding glycosyltransferase family 2 protein gives MERPLVTVYITCHNYGRYLEQAVESVLQQSLKSWELILVDDASSDETPEICRRYAEQEGARVRVVRHEQAQGLQRNANQVLELARGKYIMRLDADDWLDESALLVMSDRLERRPEVALVYPNYFYVDAEGRYLGVEQRKLPGTEARLLDLPAHGACTMVRRRVLKALGGYDERHNAQDGYELWLKVSRSYPVEGVATPLFYYRQHPESLSRNEDRLLRARRQIKRSLAEKLEGSVKPRIVGLVPAKNTYRSMPDVVLSPVGGRPLIDHTLEAARASGRFDAIWVTTDCPRVVEHCATRDVPAMMRPSALSEADRKLSEVVYDAVTRLENDHDLFADVVVVLSAHSPLRRADHITKALDTLVLYDADSVISVYEDFDMHFQHGPDGLAPLNPAMMRRLRLEREGLYVFNGAITAVWRDAIRAEDYHGKSISHVVMPWRESFQLKSEFDRWMLDQLLRSEEERDREPPTAAAE, from the coding sequence ATGGAGAGGCCGTTAGTCACCGTATACATCACCTGCCATAACTACGGGCGGTATCTGGAGCAGGCCGTGGAGAGCGTGCTTCAGCAGAGTTTGAAGAGCTGGGAGCTGATCCTGGTCGATGATGCGTCGAGCGATGAGACTCCTGAGATTTGCCGGCGTTACGCCGAGCAAGAGGGCGCGCGCGTGCGGGTCGTGCGCCATGAGCAGGCGCAGGGGTTGCAGCGCAATGCCAATCAGGTCCTGGAGCTGGCCCGGGGGAAGTACATCATGCGCCTGGATGCCGATGACTGGCTCGACGAGTCGGCGTTGCTGGTGATGAGCGATCGCCTGGAGCGTCGCCCGGAGGTGGCACTGGTCTACCCCAACTATTTCTATGTCGACGCCGAGGGACGCTACCTGGGCGTTGAGCAGCGTAAACTGCCCGGCACCGAGGCTCGCCTCCTCGATCTACCGGCGCACGGGGCCTGCACGATGGTGCGCCGTCGCGTGCTCAAGGCGCTGGGGGGGTATGATGAGCGTCATAACGCTCAGGATGGGTATGAGCTCTGGCTCAAGGTCTCGCGCAGCTATCCGGTGGAGGGGGTGGCCACACCGCTCTTTTATTATCGACAGCATCCCGAGTCGCTGAGCCGCAATGAGGATCGCTTGCTGCGGGCGCGTCGCCAGATCAAGCGCTCGCTGGCTGAGAAGCTCGAAGGCAGCGTCAAGCCGCGCATTGTGGGGCTGGTGCCGGCCAAGAACACCTACCGTTCGATGCCCGATGTGGTGCTTAGCCCGGTGGGGGGGCGCCCGCTGATCGACCATACCCTGGAGGCGGCCCGGGCCAGCGGGCGTTTTGATGCCATCTGGGTCACCACCGATTGCCCGCGGGTGGTCGAGCACTGCGCCACACGCGATGTGCCGGCGATGATGCGCCCCTCGGCGCTCTCGGAGGCCGATCGCAAGCTCTCGGAGGTGGTGTACGACGCGGTCACGCGCCTGGAGAACGATCATGACCTTTTTGCGGACGTGGTGGTGGTGCTCAGCGCCCACAGCCCGCTGCGCCGTGCCGACCATATCACCAAGGCGCTCGATACCCTGGTGCTCTACGACGCGGACAGCGTGATCAGCGTGTATGAAGATTTCGACATGCACTTTCAGCACGGGCCCGACGGACTGGCGCCCTTAAATCCGGCGATGATGCGTCGGCTGCGTCTGGAGCGCGAGGGGCTCTACGTGTTCAACGGCGCGATCACCGCGGTGTGGCGCGACGCGATCCGCGCGGAGGATTACCACGGCAAGAGCATCTCGCATGTGGTGATGCCCTGGCGGGAGAGTTTCCAGCTGAAGAGCGAGTTTGATCGCTGGATGCTCGACCAACTTCTGCGCTCGGAGGAGGAGCGGGATCGGGAGCCCCCCACGGCTGCTGCCGAGTGA
- a CDS encoding N-acetylneuraminate synthase family protein — protein MLFVAEIGLNHEGNFDLAYELIRQAKLAGADVAKFQFGWRDQPGELNHIDADMAMQLKRWCEWWEIDFMASIINEEALELARPLNPGRYKIASRTVVDHPELVERVLAQGRETYISLGWWTGDELPFGPPTDQLRYIFCRSHYPTYPAHLEGLPERFEPGGYYGYSDHMHGIEGCLLAIARGAQFVEKHFTLDKTIRGVHRDHILSATPEELRQLVDLGRPLSRLARVVGAGEPGVGGVPGK, from the coding sequence ATGCTATTTGTTGCCGAGATAGGCCTCAATCATGAGGGGAACTTCGATCTGGCCTATGAGCTGATTCGCCAGGCGAAGCTCGCTGGCGCCGATGTGGCCAAGTTCCAGTTTGGCTGGCGAGATCAGCCCGGGGAGCTCAATCATATCGACGCGGATATGGCCATGCAGCTCAAGCGATGGTGCGAGTGGTGGGAGATCGACTTTATGGCCTCGATCATCAATGAGGAGGCGCTGGAGCTGGCGCGTCCGCTGAATCCCGGTCGCTATAAGATCGCCTCGCGCACGGTGGTCGATCATCCGGAGCTGGTGGAGCGGGTACTGGCTCAGGGGCGAGAGACGTACATCTCGCTGGGATGGTGGACCGGGGATGAGCTGCCCTTTGGTCCGCCAACCGACCAGCTGCGCTACATCTTCTGCCGCTCGCACTATCCCACGTATCCGGCGCATCTGGAGGGGCTGCCCGAGCGCTTTGAGCCCGGGGGGTATTATGGCTACTCCGACCATATGCACGGGATCGAGGGCTGTCTGCTGGCGATCGCGCGCGGGGCGCAGTTTGTGGAGAAGCATTTTACGCTCGATAAGACCATTCGCGGGGTGCATCGCGATCACATCTTGAGCGCGACTCCGGAGGAGTTGCGCCAGCTGGTGGATCTGGGGCGTCCGCTCAGCCGCCTGGCCCGGGTGGTGGGCGCTGGCGAGCCGGGGGTGGGGGGCGTGCCCGGCAAGTAG
- a CDS encoding cytidylyltransferase domain-containing protein: MKERAKVVAVVQARMSSERLPGKVLMPLAGRPALWHIIERLKRVRALDEVIVATSDRSEDDPIASLIEWLGDPKVSLFRGSRDDVLSRFYLAVVDRDPEFVVRITGDTPLVCVEHLERMLEHLRSGGVDGVDGHHGRTGLTLGFGSEVYRTGALIDAHLLAMRPEEREHVSLFIKERPEVYRVEYLEPDPALCSGFRLTMDYPEDYALLREIYAALYRPGDIVDCQRVLEWLHRRPDLVERNAHCLQRSAR, translated from the coding sequence ATGAAGGAGCGAGCGAAGGTGGTGGCGGTGGTCCAGGCGCGGATGAGCTCGGAGCGGCTTCCCGGCAAGGTGCTAATGCCCCTGGCCGGTCGCCCGGCCCTCTGGCACATCATTGAGCGTTTAAAGCGGGTGCGCGCTCTTGATGAGGTGATTGTGGCCACCAGCGATCGCAGCGAAGACGATCCGATCGCCTCGCTGATCGAGTGGCTGGGGGACCCGAAGGTGAGCCTCTTTCGCGGGTCGCGCGATGACGTGCTCAGCCGCTTTTACCTGGCGGTGGTCGATCGCGATCCGGAGTTTGTGGTGCGTATCACCGGCGATACACCGCTGGTGTGTGTGGAGCATCTGGAGCGCATGCTTGAGCACCTGCGTTCGGGGGGCGTCGACGGGGTGGACGGCCATCACGGGCGTACCGGTCTGACGCTGGGCTTTGGGAGTGAGGTCTACCGCACCGGGGCGCTGATCGATGCCCACCTGCTGGCGATGCGCCCGGAGGAACGCGAGCACGTCAGTCTCTTTATCAAGGAGCGACCGGAGGTGTATCGGGTCGAATACCTGGAGCCGGACCCGGCGCTCTGCTCGGGGTTTCGGCTGACGATGGATTATCCCGAAGACTATGCGTTGCTGCGCGAGATCTATGCGGCGCTCTATCGCCCGGGTGACATCGTCGACTGCCAGCGAGTGCTGGAGTGGTTGCATCGCCGTCCCGATCTGGTGGAGCGCAACGCGCATTGCCTGCAACGCAGTGCGCGCTGA